In Brasilonema sennae CENA114, the sequence GACGTGCAATGAGTGTTTCCTTGGCTTTAAAAATATGTTCTGGTGTAATTGCGACATTTATATCCGTCACCATCTCTTCTACAACTTCTTTGGCTAAGGCATTTACCAACCAAGGTTGTCCCTGAGTCAAATCAAACGCGGTTTGGATAGCCTCGTTTGTGAATACTTGTCCTGTATCTTCAGTATGTTGTTGGTATAATTGTGCCACCTCCGTTGCATTAAAATTTCTTAACGTTAGGGAGCGCACTTTAATATTAAAAGGACTTGACGTATTCAGGCGATCGCTACCTCCGGAAGCCACTTTATAATCCCGCACATCCCGTAAGCCAATCAACCCTACGGACAACGGAAAGTTTTTGGGGCGGGTGCGATAGCCATCGCCTAACTGCCGCAAAACAGATATTAGGGCTTCATCCTGTAAAGAGTCAATTTCATCAATAAATAACACCAATGGTCGTGGCGAAGATCGTGCCCAAGCCTGCAAAGCAGCTTGAATTCTTCGTCCTGGCTGCGCTTCATCCCAAAATGCGCTTGGGTGTAAATCAGAGGGTAAATCGAACTGGGCACTCGCCCACCAAGCATCCAGAATAGATAGTTCAGCAGCACCTGGGTCGTGACGAAAAGGGGTTCCCACTTCCGCAGATACCACGAGTGCTGTGTAGCGTCCACTACTCGTTAGTTGTTCTGCAAGCGCTAGCATTGCAGTAGTTTTACCTGTTTGGCGAGGCGCATGAATCACAAAGTAGCTACGTTGTGAAATCAGCCGCTCCAAGTCTGGCAATCGACTCGTTGGCGACAGCATATAATGAATGTCTGCTTGACAAGGACCTGCGGTATTAAACCAACGAGACATGGGAATTTGGATTCCACTTGCTTTTTGCTCTTATTGTAGCTCAAGGCTTCTGGCTGGATTCCCTCTTAAGAGTTCCCGCCCCGTTGGCGCACCAGACCGCAAAGGGCGCTTAGGCTTGGTCAACCCCTCCGGGGAATTCAAAGTATGCCTGCGGCACGCTGCGCTATCAAAATTCAAAATTCGTCTTGAAAAGTTTTGCGCCGGGAAACCCCTATGGCTGACGCCACGCCTTACGGCTATCGGGGAGAACCTCCGGTTCAGCTGCGCTAACGCAGTCGCCTACGGAGGGATACCCTCCTGCAGCGCTGTCTCACCGGACGCGCAAACTTTTCGCAAAATTAAGAATCCCCATCGATTTGGAGGCTTGAAACAAGGACATCGTTTTCCTCGCGCTGCGCGTAGGCGTGAAAACATTTTTTACATTCTCCATACCATAAGTTGGGGGCTTGTATCCTTTTTCTTTTTTTTGATAGCGCAGCGTGCCCGCAGGGCATACTTTGAATGAGCGAATGAGCGAATGTTTGAGTGAGCGCCCAAGGGGCGGCTCCCCGAGTGAGCATCGTGGGTCAAGCAGCCCAACCTTCCCGTTCGTTGTTTGTTCTTTTTTTATCTCCTTTACTTGTTTGATTGGTTTTGAGCTTTTTATAAGTTTCTTGAGTCGTTTCTTGTTCAATTTTCATGTCTGCGAAGGTTAAGATTCCGATACGAATTCCTTCACGGACAGCATTGAATCTATCCTTGACTCCAAGCTTAATAAACAAACTATGCATATACGACCTTACCGTACCTTCGGATATATACATCTTGTTTGCAATTTCGTCATTTCTCATGCCTGAAGCGGTCAGTTTTAGAACTGTTATTTCTTTAATGGAGAATTCACTTAATAAATCAAGTGAATCTTTCTGCGGCGCGTCTTTTGACCGGAAATTTTCAATCAAGATACGATTGATAGTCGGGTCAATCCATGATTCGTTATTGTACGCAGCCAGTACTGCTTCAACGAATCTTTCTCCTACTTCTTCTCTGGCGCTATTTTTACAGTAGTAGCAGTCTGCGCCATTACTAATTGCTGCGCTGATAGCATCTCGACTGCTATTTGCAGTCATAACCACAATTTTTATAGATTCATACTTGGATTTAATTATATTTATTAACTCGTTTCCACTGATGTCGGGTAAATCAGTATTTATGACTACGATATCTGGGTTTTGTTTGTCGATAATTTCTATGCCTTCTGTCCCGTATTTGGCAACACCGCATACCTGAATTTTTCCGGTTTCAGATAGTATTGCTGCTGCGCCAATCCTGGACATATTTTCATTCTCA encodes:
- a CDS encoding response regulator, yielding MKLANVVIIENENMSRIGAAAILSETGKIQVCGVAKYGTEGIEIIDKQNPDIVVINTDLPDISGNELINIIKSKYESIKIVVMTANSSRDAISAAISNGADCYYCKNSAREEVGERFVEAVLAAYNNESWIDPTINRILIENFRSKDAPQKDSLDLLSEFSIKEITVLKLTASGMRNDEIANKMYISEGTVRSYMHSLFIKLGVKDRFNAVREGIRIGILTFADMKIEQETTQETYKKLKTNQTSKGDKKRTNNEREGWAA
- a CDS encoding AAA-like domain-containing protein, which translates into the protein MSRWFNTAGPCQADIHYMLSPTSRLPDLERLISQRSYFVIHAPRQTGKTTAMLALAEQLTSSGRYTALVVSAEVGTPFRHDPGAAELSILDAWWASAQFDLPSDLHPSAFWDEAQPGRRIQAALQAWARSSPRPLVLFIDEIDSLQDEALISVLRQLGDGYRTRPKNFPLSVGLIGLRDVRDYKVASGGSDRLNTSSPFNIKVRSLTLRNFNATEVAQLYQQHTEDTGQVFTNEAIQTAFDLTQGQPWLVNALAKEVVEEMVTDINVAITPEHIFKAKETLIARQDTHLDSLAEKLREPRVKAIIEPMLAGGALGDTPSDDRQYLIDLGLLRRDPEGGLVIANPIYREVIPRVLVQGTQDSLPHISPSWLTKSGELNIDALLHAFLAFWRQHGEPLLGSAVYHEIAPHLVLMAFLHRVVNGGGTLEREYAIGRDRMDLCLRYRKITLGIELKVWRDKKKDPLEAGLEQLDAYLARLGEDFGWLVIFDRRSNALPLESRLATQITTTKNGRSVTVVRA